A stretch of Paenibacillus peoriae DNA encodes these proteins:
- the whiA gene encoding DNA-binding protein WhiA has product MSFAAQTKKELTMIESQSCCEKAELSALIRMLGSVQLSNKRVILDVSTENAAIARRIYSLIKKHFQLHIELLVRKKMRLKKNNVYIVRIPNDVQQLLKDLYIVSEGFLFTDGINRDIVRKNCCKRAYLRGAFMAGGSVNNPEGSSYHLEISSMYEEHCQALVDLANEFHLNARCIERKKGFILYIKEGEKIIELLSIIGAHQALFKFEDVRIMRDMRNSVNRIVNCETANLNKTIGAAVRQIENIKLLEREVGLETLPDKLREVAEVRLAHPDLNLKEVGEMLKGVVSKSGVNHRLRKIDEMADKIRGENGLIP; this is encoded by the coding sequence TTGTCCTTTGCGGCACAAACGAAAAAAGAGCTTACGATGATTGAAAGCCAGTCCTGCTGTGAGAAAGCGGAACTATCTGCGCTCATACGTATGCTCGGATCCGTACAACTGTCGAATAAAAGGGTGATATTGGACGTGTCCACAGAAAATGCCGCGATTGCAAGGCGGATTTACTCCTTGATCAAGAAGCATTTTCAACTTCATATCGAACTGCTTGTACGGAAAAAAATGCGCTTGAAAAAAAATAATGTGTACATTGTCCGTATTCCTAATGATGTGCAACAACTGCTAAAGGATCTTTATATCGTCTCAGAAGGTTTCTTGTTCACTGACGGGATTAATCGGGATATTGTTCGGAAAAACTGTTGTAAGAGAGCTTATTTACGGGGCGCCTTTATGGCAGGTGGCTCTGTCAACAATCCTGAAGGATCATCTTACCACCTTGAAATTTCTTCGATGTATGAGGAGCATTGTCAGGCACTCGTTGATCTTGCGAATGAGTTTCATCTAAATGCTCGCTGTATTGAGCGAAAAAAGGGTTTTATTCTCTACATCAAGGAAGGCGAGAAGATCATTGAGCTGCTTAGCATCATTGGGGCGCATCAAGCCTTGTTCAAATTTGAAGATGTACGCATTATGCGCGATATGCGCAATTCCGTGAATCGTATTGTCAATTGTGAAACGGCTAATTTGAACAAGACAATTGGAGCTGCTGTCCGGCAAATTGAGAATATTAAGTTGCTGGAGAGAGAAGTTGGCTTGGAGACCTTGCCGGATAAACTGCGTGAAGTGGCAGAAGTTCGGCTCGCTCATCCCGATTTGAATTTGAAAGAAGTCGGGGAAATGCTCAAAGGGGTCGTGAGTAAATCGGGTGTAAATCATCGGCTTCGCAAAATTGATGAGATGGCTGACAAAATCAGGGGCGAAAATGGCCTGATTCCGTAA
- the hisJ gene encoding histidinol-phosphatase HisJ — MKIDYHTHHARCGHAIGSLEEYVRQGIRLGLDQLGLSDHMPLLHVKPADYYPEMAMPMEELPRYVEECLELKERFKGQIDIRVGLEGDYIEGWEREIEDIITAYPWDYVIGSVHFLGEWDVTDFRQVHHWKGKNVLEVYRTYYDAVSRAAATGLYDIMGHLDVIKRFGYHPKPEEMEELRELERSVLSAVARSGRAMELNASGLSKPCAEMFPSRRMLDEAFSLGIPLTVGSDAHDPAKLSEHLEKARALLYEVGYRELAVFQHRERSPVPLTL; from the coding sequence ATGAAAATTGACTATCATACGCATCACGCCCGCTGCGGGCATGCCATAGGGAGTCTGGAAGAGTATGTACGGCAGGGAATTCGGCTAGGGCTGGATCAGCTCGGCTTGTCCGATCACATGCCACTACTGCATGTAAAACCGGCTGACTATTACCCGGAAATGGCGATGCCTATGGAGGAGCTGCCCCGATACGTGGAAGAATGTTTGGAACTGAAGGAACGTTTTAAAGGGCAAATTGATATTCGCGTTGGCTTGGAAGGCGACTACATCGAGGGCTGGGAACGAGAAATCGAAGACATCATTACCGCGTATCCCTGGGATTATGTGATTGGTTCCGTCCATTTTCTCGGTGAATGGGATGTCACGGACTTCCGTCAGGTACACCATTGGAAAGGCAAAAATGTGCTTGAGGTGTACCGCACGTATTATGATGCGGTCTCCAGGGCAGCAGCTACCGGTTTGTATGACATCATGGGGCATTTGGATGTCATCAAGCGCTTCGGCTATCATCCGAAGCCGGAGGAAATGGAGGAGCTGCGTGAACTGGAGCGCTCCGTACTCTCCGCCGTTGCCCGCAGCGGTCGGGCGATGGAACTGAATGCATCAGGGCTTTCGAAGCCCTGTGCTGAGATGTTCCCGAGCCGCCGCATGCTGGACGAAGCTTTTTCGCTAGGCATCCCGCTGACCGTAGGATCGGATGCCCATGATCCGGCGAAGCTGTCCGAGCACTTGGAGAAGGCACGCGCGCTTCTATATGAAGTCGGCTATCGCGAGCTTGCCGTATTTCAGCATCGCGAGCGCTCGCCGGTGCCGCTGACGCTTTAA
- a CDS encoding SIMPL domain-containing protein, with the protein MRLWTKTVATAVLTGALIAGGVAGGLWTGADRAYAASTASTVNGVINVTGSGEVLAKPNIAYLSIGVQSEGNTAAAAQKANATKLNKVTQLLKEKWSISGDDIQTSQFYVQPNYTYNEKEGQKLKGYTANHTISVKYRDLDKIGQLLDEATKSGANNVDNIRFSVEDPSTYEEEAITKALGSAQSKASAVAKAAKRGLGALVNVTVDGGEAQVFTQRENAMSKSLMDLAGSGTEIQSGQVTVKVQVSAQYEMN; encoded by the coding sequence ATGAGACTTTGGACAAAAACAGTAGCCACAGCAGTTCTCACAGGTGCATTAATAGCAGGGGGAGTAGCAGGAGGATTATGGACAGGGGCAGATCGTGCTTATGCTGCGTCAACAGCTTCGACGGTAAACGGTGTAATTAATGTGACTGGAAGCGGGGAAGTATTGGCAAAGCCCAATATTGCTTATCTCTCTATCGGTGTACAATCGGAAGGGAATACGGCAGCCGCTGCTCAAAAAGCTAATGCTACAAAATTGAACAAGGTTACACAACTGCTGAAAGAAAAGTGGAGCATCAGCGGAGATGACATTCAGACCAGCCAGTTTTATGTACAGCCTAACTACACCTATAACGAAAAAGAAGGGCAGAAGCTCAAAGGCTACACTGCCAACCATACAATTTCCGTTAAATACCGCGATTTGGATAAAATAGGTCAGTTGTTGGATGAGGCGACCAAGTCCGGAGCCAATAACGTAGATAATATTCGTTTTTCCGTGGAAGATCCTTCGACTTATGAGGAAGAAGCCATTACTAAAGCATTGGGAAGCGCACAATCTAAAGCTAGTGCTGTAGCTAAAGCGGCCAAACGCGGATTAGGTGCTCTTGTGAATGTGACGGTAGATGGCGGAGAAGCACAAGTCTTTACACAACGTGAAAATGCCATGTCAAAATCGCTCATGGATTTAGCAGGTAGCGGGACAGAGATACAATCGGGGCAAGTAACAGTGAAAGTTCAGGTGTCGGCTCAATACGAAATGAACTAA
- the clpP gene encoding ATP-dependent Clp endopeptidase proteolytic subunit ClpP, with the protein MSYVPMVVEQSNRGERAYDIYSRLLKDRIILLGSDVNDVVANSIIAQMLFLAAEDPEKDIHLYINSPGGSITAGMAIFDTMQYIKPDVSTICVGMAASMGAFLLNAGAKGKRFALPNSEIMIHQPLGGAQGQATDIEIRARRILKMRDKLNRILADRTGQPLERIEKDTDRDYFMSADDAKEYGIIDKVLTSSSPEGV; encoded by the coding sequence GTGAGCTATGTTCCTATGGTAGTAGAACAAAGTAACCGCGGCGAACGCGCCTATGACATTTATTCCAGACTGTTAAAGGATCGCATTATTTTGTTAGGCTCGGACGTCAATGACGTTGTAGCCAACTCTATAATTGCGCAAATGCTGTTTTTGGCTGCCGAAGATCCTGAAAAAGATATTCACTTGTATATTAACAGTCCTGGCGGTTCCATTACAGCTGGTATGGCCATTTTCGATACGATGCAATACATTAAACCTGATGTATCTACGATTTGTGTAGGTATGGCGGCTTCCATGGGCGCGTTCTTGCTGAATGCAGGCGCCAAAGGTAAACGTTTCGCTTTGCCAAACAGTGAAATTATGATTCACCAACCTCTGGGTGGTGCACAAGGCCAGGCAACGGATATCGAAATCCGCGCACGCCGCATTCTGAAAATGCGTGATAAACTGAACCGCATTCTCGCAGATCGCACAGGCCAACCACTGGAACGTATTGAAAAAGATACAGACCGTGACTACTTCATGTCTGCTGATGATGCCAAAGAATACGGTATTATTGATAAAGTGCTAACTAGCTCCTCTCCAGAAGGTGTATAA
- a CDS encoding gluconeogenesis factor YvcK family protein: MKETGSQRERPRIVVMGGGTGLSVMLRGLKQKPLDITAIVTVADDGGSSGILRSELQMPPPGDIRNVLTALADVEPVMSDMLKYRFGAGSGLSGHSLGNLILAAMTDISGDFVTAVRELSRVFAVRGRVLPAAEEGVVLSAEMEDGTVITGESKIPEAGGRIKRVFLEPTHVEPLPEAVEAINEADAILIGPGSLYTSILPNLLVPKLAEAVVKSDAIKIFVCNVMTQPGETDGYTVGDHLQAIFEHVGHHLFDYVIVNNGEIPPQVQEMYAEQGAKPVQVDMGELTDRGYKVVADTLVLFRTYLRHDADKLSQHIYQLVQNWILRRR; the protein is encoded by the coding sequence ATGAAAGAGACCGGATCACAACGGGAGCGCCCACGTATAGTTGTTATGGGCGGCGGAACCGGCTTGTCCGTCATGCTGCGGGGCTTAAAGCAAAAGCCGCTAGATATTACGGCTATTGTTACAGTCGCTGACGATGGCGGAAGTTCCGGGATTTTGCGCAGTGAGCTGCAGATGCCCCCCCCAGGGGATATTCGCAATGTGCTGACTGCCTTGGCTGACGTGGAACCAGTGATGTCAGATATGCTGAAATACCGTTTCGGTGCGGGATCAGGATTGTCAGGCCATAGTCTGGGCAATCTGATTTTAGCAGCGATGACCGATATATCGGGAGATTTTGTAACGGCGGTGCGTGAGCTTAGCCGTGTATTTGCTGTCCGGGGACGTGTGCTGCCAGCAGCCGAGGAAGGCGTTGTGCTAAGCGCCGAAATGGAGGATGGCACGGTGATTACCGGAGAGTCCAAGATCCCAGAAGCGGGCGGACGAATCAAACGCGTCTTTCTTGAACCGACTCACGTGGAGCCGTTGCCTGAGGCTGTAGAGGCCATTAATGAAGCTGATGCGATTTTGATTGGCCCCGGCAGTCTATATACCAGCATATTACCGAATTTGCTTGTACCTAAACTCGCTGAAGCTGTAGTGAAATCAGACGCTATCAAAATATTTGTCTGTAACGTTATGACCCAGCCTGGTGAAACCGATGGCTATACAGTAGGAGACCATCTGCAAGCTATTTTTGAGCATGTAGGGCATCATCTCTTCGACTATGTCATTGTAAATAACGGAGAAATTCCACCCCAAGTACAGGAAATGTATGCCGAGCAGGGAGCCAAGCCAGTTCAAGTAGACATGGGCGAGCTGACCGACCGGGGATATAAAGTGGTGGCAGATACATTAGTTCTGTTCCGCACGTATTTACGGCATGATGCAGACAAATTGAGCCAGCATATTTACCAATTGGTACAAAACTGGATATTAAGAAGGAGGTGA
- the trxB gene encoding thioredoxin-disulfide reductase gives MYKSIIIGTGPAGYTAAIYLARANMNPLIIEGMQPGGQLTTTTEIENFPGFEQGILGPELMDNMRKQAERFGAEFTSGWVEEVDFSKRPFKVKVEGKGIIEAESVIIATGASAKYLGIPGEQDNVGRGVSTCATCDGFFFRGKKIVVVGGGDSAMEEASFLTRFASSVTLVHRRDELRASKIMQDRARENEKVHWALNRTPLEVVTGESGLKGLKVHNNETNQDELIEVDGVFVAIGHTPNTGFLNGQIHTDEHGYIVVKPGTTETNIPGVFACGDVQDNRYRQAITAAGTGCMAAMDCEKYLEGSAVHDWSETLDQ, from the coding sequence ATGTATAAATCCATAATTATTGGTACAGGTCCTGCAGGCTACACAGCGGCTATTTATTTGGCACGTGCTAACATGAATCCGCTGATCATTGAAGGGATGCAGCCCGGTGGGCAGCTTACTACAACGACCGAAATTGAAAATTTTCCGGGTTTTGAGCAAGGTATCCTCGGGCCTGAACTGATGGATAATATGCGCAAGCAGGCTGAACGTTTTGGCGCTGAATTTACTTCCGGTTGGGTAGAGGAAGTGGATTTTAGCAAACGTCCTTTTAAAGTGAAGGTAGAGGGTAAAGGCATCATTGAGGCGGAGTCGGTCATTATTGCTACAGGTGCGTCCGCCAAATATCTTGGTATTCCGGGTGAGCAGGACAATGTAGGTCGCGGAGTCAGCACTTGCGCAACTTGCGATGGCTTCTTTTTCCGCGGGAAAAAGATTGTCGTGGTTGGCGGTGGCGATTCAGCCATGGAGGAAGCGAGCTTCTTGACCCGTTTTGCTTCCAGTGTAACCTTGGTCCATCGTCGCGATGAGTTGCGGGCATCCAAAATTATGCAAGATCGCGCGCGTGAGAACGAAAAAGTACATTGGGCATTAAACCGGACTCCTCTGGAAGTTGTGACGGGAGAATCTGGTTTAAAGGGTTTGAAGGTACACAATAATGAGACCAATCAGGATGAGCTGATTGAGGTAGATGGCGTGTTCGTAGCCATCGGGCATACACCGAATACAGGTTTCCTGAACGGACAAATCCATACGGATGAACACGGCTATATTGTAGTGAAGCCAGGCACAACGGAAACGAACATCCCCGGAGTTTTTGCCTGTGGGGACGTACAGGATAATCGTTACCGTCAAGCGATTACGGCTGCGGGAACGGGCTGTATGGCGGCTATGGACTGCGAGAAATATCTCGAAGGCAGTGCTGTTCACGACTGGAGCGAAACACTGGATCAATAA
- a CDS encoding ROK family glucokinase encodes MSESIYVGVDLGGTAIKVGICNENGQLLHTYEGPTETDKGVDVVIGNIEKYVRHIVEESPYEWDQLKGVGAGVAGFTNVRDGIIVLAPNIGFRDVPIRALLENRIGKPVKIDNDANVAALGEAWAGAGKGIENCVCYTLGTGVGGGIIINGRIYQGSSGMAGEIGHISVVPDLEAIQCGCGKMGCLETVSSATGIIRMAKDAVERGDRTSLALEDQIAAKEVFDAAKAGDEVALRIVNRAAFYLGKSMAAVAAVLNPELFIIGGGVSKAGDFLFEEMRRVYAKLAPEPLQKGVYIVPAVLGNDAGVVGAAGLLLRS; translated from the coding sequence ATGTCTGAAAGTATCTATGTGGGTGTCGATTTGGGCGGTACAGCGATTAAAGTAGGCATTTGTAATGAGAACGGACAGCTTTTGCACACATACGAGGGACCAACCGAAACCGATAAAGGTGTAGATGTTGTCATTGGTAATATCGAAAAATATGTGCGGCACATTGTTGAGGAATCTCCTTATGAGTGGGATCAACTCAAGGGTGTCGGTGCAGGCGTTGCAGGTTTTACGAATGTTCGTGATGGTATTATTGTCCTCGCTCCTAATATTGGCTTTCGTGACGTACCGATCCGTGCGCTCCTAGAGAACCGGATTGGCAAGCCTGTGAAAATAGACAATGATGCGAATGTTGCTGCGCTAGGTGAGGCTTGGGCTGGTGCAGGCAAAGGCATCGAAAACTGCGTATGCTATACCCTGGGAACAGGAGTAGGTGGCGGTATTATTATAAACGGTAGAATATACCAAGGTTCTTCAGGCATGGCCGGGGAAATTGGTCATATCAGCGTCGTACCTGATCTGGAGGCAATTCAGTGTGGATGCGGCAAAATGGGTTGCTTGGAAACTGTATCTTCTGCAACAGGCATCATTCGTATGGCCAAGGATGCTGTGGAACGTGGCGACCGGACCTCTCTGGCGCTGGAGGATCAAATTGCCGCCAAGGAAGTATTTGATGCTGCTAAAGCCGGGGATGAAGTCGCACTGCGTATCGTGAACCGGGCTGCCTTTTATTTGGGGAAATCCATGGCAGCGGTTGCCGCTGTGCTTAATCCAGAGTTGTTTATTATAGGCGGCGGTGTTTCTAAAGCAGGCGACTTTTTGTTTGAAGAGATGCGTCGCGTATACGCCAAGCTGGCACCTGAACCGCTTCAAAAAGGTGTATATATCGTACCAGCGGTGTTAGGCAATGACGCGGGTGTTGTAGGGGCTGCAGGGTTGCTGCTACGCTCCTGA
- the rapZ gene encoding RNase adapter RapZ encodes MTDNLKNAAPWATLIIITGMSGAGKTIAVQSLEDLGFFCVDNLPPVLIPKFAELIEQSNGKIGKVALVIDLRGREFFTALSESLNYIKDHFTIHCEILFLNANDGVLVQRYKESRRRHPLAPDGMPLDGIRLERKMLEELKSSATQVIDTSVMKPATLKARIISRFSHLESSMLSVNITSFGFKYGIPIDADLIFDVRFLPNPHYVDQLRPHTGQDSDVYDYVMKWPETQAFLTKLLDMLHFLIPQYRKEGKSQVIIGIGCTGGKHRSVAISEYLGKMLGASETESVSVSHRDADRDRH; translated from the coding sequence ATGACAGATAACCTAAAAAATGCTGCGCCGTGGGCAACGCTCATTATTATTACGGGGATGTCAGGCGCAGGGAAGACCATTGCGGTTCAGAGCCTGGAAGACTTGGGCTTCTTCTGTGTTGATAATTTGCCCCCTGTACTGATTCCCAAATTTGCAGAGTTGATTGAGCAGTCTAATGGTAAAATAGGCAAGGTTGCACTCGTCATTGATTTACGCGGACGAGAATTTTTCACTGCCTTGTCGGAATCGTTGAATTATATTAAAGATCATTTTACGATTCATTGTGAAATTTTATTCTTAAATGCGAATGATGGCGTTCTCGTACAGCGGTATAAGGAAAGTCGTAGACGTCATCCGCTGGCTCCAGACGGTATGCCTTTGGATGGGATTCGGTTGGAGCGCAAGATGTTGGAAGAACTAAAAAGCTCGGCTACACAGGTTATTGACACAAGTGTGATGAAGCCTGCAACTTTAAAGGCAAGGATTATTTCACGATTTTCTCATCTGGAGAGCAGTATGCTTTCCGTGAACATTACTTCTTTTGGCTTCAAGTATGGTATTCCCATTGATGCCGATCTTATATTCGATGTGCGCTTCCTGCCTAATCCCCACTATGTGGATCAACTACGTCCCCACACTGGACAGGATAGCGATGTATATGATTATGTCATGAAATGGCCCGAGACTCAGGCATTCTTGACCAAGTTGCTGGATATGTTACACTTTTTGATTCCGCAATATCGCAAAGAAGGCAAAAGCCAGGTCATTATCGGCATTGGCTGTACTGGCGGTAAGCATCGTTCTGTTGCAATATCGGAGTATTTAGGAAAAATGCTGGGTGCCAGCGAGACAGAATCTGTTTCTGTTTCGCATCGGGATGCTGATCGGGACCGGCATTAA
- a CDS encoding tetratricopeptide repeat protein, with protein sequence MKGKHLRVSEPSPKIIALRFDASFFFEKAVRSLDRNHYDKALKYFRKAVEYEPDNPVNHCNMAGILSEMGDYAGSNEILSSVLSDVDSSMTECYFYMANNYANMEQFEEAEKALVTYLEEDEEGQFLDEAEEMMELLYYELDRPTKLNRIKARQGVVEHDQARVLLEEGKFAQAAQLLKQISEEQPDMFAARNNLALAYYYMGLFQNAKATIIQVLEDEPGNLHALCNLAIFYQHEGGGPELDRLVQTLAVTIPFQEEQVFKLATTMGILGRHEEAYRHFRRLLHGDGENNADASLYHYTAVAASNTGRYAEARRLWSHLQKQDASSEVPRFFLSRLEELQQEGTPLQVLSYHYHLPFEEQFRMWEKFGADQVPDSMKKDPLIRSSFFWALRHGDRATQLQVIQALSLIGDDEVRQALESFVEDPDQEDELKRRALQVLQELTEQGEQKMYPETERSDQLEVENDPHTIEGDVSASPVDPQWQAVLDKVLTVMSKPSDPVMQHDLRSLWLEYLDRLAPEVPMVQHTEGWAAALEYLTAKMHHHSVTYQEVADRYGISVSTVSRYARQIDSVCGIKQKLKQPLSTFKKQV encoded by the coding sequence ATGAAAGGGAAACATCTGCGAGTATCGGAACCTAGCCCTAAGATTATTGCTTTGCGTTTCGACGCATCTTTCTTTTTTGAGAAAGCTGTGCGCTCGCTTGATCGCAATCATTATGACAAGGCATTGAAATATTTTCGCAAAGCCGTTGAATATGAACCGGATAATCCGGTGAATCATTGCAATATGGCGGGTATATTATCAGAGATGGGGGATTATGCAGGTTCGAATGAGATCCTGTCCTCTGTTCTGAGTGACGTAGACTCGTCGATGACAGAGTGTTATTTCTATATGGCGAATAATTACGCTAATATGGAGCAGTTTGAAGAAGCGGAGAAAGCATTGGTCACGTACCTGGAGGAGGACGAAGAAGGCCAGTTTCTTGATGAAGCGGAGGAAATGATGGAGCTGCTCTATTATGAGCTGGATCGTCCAACGAAGCTGAACCGCATTAAGGCCCGGCAGGGAGTAGTAGAGCATGATCAAGCTCGTGTCCTGCTGGAGGAGGGGAAATTTGCTCAGGCAGCCCAGTTGCTCAAGCAAATTTCAGAGGAACAACCGGATATGTTCGCTGCGCGAAATAATCTGGCATTAGCGTATTACTACATGGGATTGTTCCAAAATGCTAAGGCTACCATTATTCAAGTGTTGGAGGATGAGCCAGGGAATTTACACGCATTGTGCAACTTGGCGATCTTTTATCAGCACGAGGGTGGCGGCCCGGAATTGGATCGTCTGGTGCAGACTTTGGCGGTCACTATACCGTTTCAGGAAGAGCAGGTATTCAAGCTGGCGACCACTATGGGCATTCTCGGACGCCATGAGGAGGCCTACAGACATTTCCGCAGGTTGCTTCATGGCGATGGAGAGAACAATGCGGACGCTTCTTTGTACCATTACACGGCGGTAGCTGCCAGCAATACGGGAAGATATGCGGAAGCACGGCGGTTGTGGAGTCATTTGCAAAAGCAGGATGCTTCCTCGGAAGTTCCGCGGTTTTTCCTGTCCCGACTGGAGGAACTCCAGCAGGAGGGTACACCGCTGCAAGTGCTCAGCTATCATTATCATCTCCCGTTTGAGGAGCAATTCCGCATGTGGGAGAAGTTTGGTGCTGACCAGGTGCCTGACAGCATGAAGAAGGACCCGCTAATCCGGTCATCCTTCTTCTGGGCCTTGCGCCACGGGGACCGGGCGACTCAGCTTCAGGTCATTCAGGCGTTAAGCTTGATCGGTGATGATGAGGTGCGTCAGGCACTGGAGTCCTTCGTAGAAGACCCGGACCAGGAGGATGAGCTGAAACGCCGTGCCTTGCAAGTATTGCAAGAGCTGACGGAGCAGGGTGAGCAGAAAATGTACCCGGAAACGGAACGTTCTGATCAGTTGGAGGTTGAGAACGATCCTCATACAATTGAAGGTGATGTATCTGCCTCCCCGGTTGATCCACAATGGCAGGCAGTGCTGGATAAGGTACTGACCGTTATGAGCAAGCCATCCGATCCGGTCATGCAGCACGACTTGAGATCGCTGTGGCTGGAGTATTTGGATCGGCTTGCCCCGGAAGTTCCGATGGTTCAGCATACTGAGGGATGGGCAGCGGCGCTGGAATATTTGACTGCCAAAATGCATCATCATTCAGTCACCTATCAGGAAGTAGCCGATCGCTATGGTATTTCCGTATCGACCGTAAGCCGCTATGCACGCCAGATTGACAGCGTGTGTGGTATCAAACAGAAGCTGAAGCAGCCGCTCTCCACGTTTAAAAAGCAGGTCTGA
- a CDS encoding HPr family phosphocarrier protein: MSKHPVVVRLKTGLHARPAALFVQEANKYSSEIFVEKDDKKVNAKSIMGIMSLAISTGTEINISAEGADAEQAVNALVSLVSKVELENQ, translated from the coding sequence ATGTCAAAACATCCGGTAGTCGTACGTTTGAAAACAGGACTGCACGCCAGACCTGCTGCGTTGTTCGTACAGGAAGCGAATAAATATTCATCTGAGATTTTTGTGGAAAAAGATGACAAAAAGGTTAATGCCAAGAGCATCATGGGTATTATGAGTCTTGCCATCAGCACAGGTACTGAAATCAATATTAGTGCTGAAGGTGCGGATGCCGAACAGGCTGTAAACGCTTTAGTAAGTCTGGTTAGTAAGGTAGAGCTGGAAAATCAATAA
- a CDS encoding PdaC/SigV domain-containing protein, which produces MNKHTKKWGSALLAAGILAGIAAVPVSYIQAASIKQQQAATQQPGITIQWNGKTLPAKGVQVNGSTMIPVAALRDSLGIPVSYDAKATTYTVGSGYNKLYIMASSSDAYVNVNGINTRSMDAKQIAGKLYIPMSLLKDYLGIDAQWNAAQKTVTLSKSQLNPITIASQTLPASSNAKVSYKVKYPQISGSQLNPEAEQAINHVLKKHAEGILAAGKKMVAEGEATTERPYDFENDFAIAYNKDGILSVIMQDYSYMGGAHGMTVRKGYTFSLADGKLLQLSDVLKANPNYKKFLNADLKKKIDALQAGEGFGKFKELAADQNFYVTNSGVTIVFDLYDYAPYAYGIPEFTYSFGQLLPQGGKPFAGQI; this is translated from the coding sequence ATGAATAAGCATACGAAAAAATGGGGTTCAGCACTGCTGGCAGCAGGGATTTTAGCAGGAATCGCAGCTGTTCCCGTTTCATATATCCAGGCAGCATCGATTAAACAGCAGCAAGCGGCAACACAGCAACCAGGAATCACTATCCAATGGAATGGTAAAACGTTGCCCGCTAAAGGTGTTCAAGTGAACGGGAGTACAATGATTCCGGTGGCCGCACTGCGTGACAGCTTGGGGATTCCAGTAAGCTATGATGCGAAAGCAACGACATATACCGTAGGTAGCGGGTACAATAAACTTTACATTATGGCTTCTTCCTCGGATGCCTACGTCAACGTCAATGGAATCAATACACGTAGTATGGATGCCAAACAGATCGCTGGGAAGCTATACATTCCTATGAGTCTGTTGAAAGACTATCTAGGCATAGATGCTCAATGGAACGCAGCTCAGAAGACAGTAACGCTAAGTAAAAGTCAGCTAAACCCGATCACAATTGCGTCTCAAACACTTCCAGCTTCGAGTAATGCGAAGGTATCTTACAAAGTTAAGTATCCGCAAATCAGCGGCAGCCAGCTGAATCCTGAGGCAGAGCAGGCCATTAACCATGTGCTTAAAAAGCATGCAGAGGGTATATTGGCAGCAGGCAAAAAGATGGTGGCTGAGGGAGAGGCTACAACAGAAAGACCGTATGATTTCGAAAATGATTTTGCAATTGCCTATAACAAGGACGGTATTCTAAGTGTGATTATGCAGGATTACTCGTATATGGGTGGCGCACATGGAATGACGGTACGTAAAGGATATACGTTCTCGCTCGCTGATGGTAAACTGCTGCAGTTGTCTGACGTATTGAAGGCGAATCCAAATTACAAAAAGTTCCTCAATGCTGATTTGAAGAAAAAAATCGATGCGCTTCAGGCTGGTGAAGGATTCGGTAAATTTAAAGAGTTGGCGGCAGATCAGAATTTTTATGTGACGAACAGTGGAGTAACAATCGTGTTTGATTTGTATGATTATGCGCCATACGCGTATGGAATTCCGGAGTTTACCTACTCGTTCGGTCAACTGCTGCCTCAAGGCGGAAAGCCTTTTGCGGGACAGATTTAA